In Solidesulfovibrio sp., the sequence CCCTCGGGCGCGGCCTTCGGCTTCGGCGCCGGGCCGAAGCTGGTCGTGGCCCGGGATTTCTCCGGCCGGCCCGGCACGGTCGCCGTGCCCGGGCTTCGCACCACGGCGGCCACGCTGTTGCGCGCCGCCCTGGCCGAGGACCACGGCCGGGCCGACCTGCCCCCGCCCGACGCAACCTTCGTGCCCGTGCGCTACGACGCCATCGTGGCGGCGGTGCAGGATGGCCGGGCTCAGGCGGGGCTTCTTATCCACGAAACGGCCCTGGCCGCCGCCGGCCACGGCCTGCGCCTGGTCCTGGACATGGGCCGGTGGTGGCAACAGCGCGTGCCGGCCTCGCCCGTGCCGCTGGGCGTGATCCTGGCCAAAAAGAGTCTGGGGCCGGCCCGCGTGGCCGCCGTGGCCGAGGTGCTGCGGGCAAGCCTGGCCGCCGCCCGGGAGAAACCTGGCGAAGTGGCGCCCCTGGCCAGGCTGCTGGCCCGCGAAAAGGACCGGGCCGTCATCGAGGCCCATATCGCGGCCTATGTCGGGGAGCTGAGCGTCGAGATGGGCGAAACGGGTCGCCTGGCCCTGGCGCAACTCGAAAAGCTGGCCCGGCACGGCCGTTTCCCGGCCGCCCCCCCCTTGCCAGCCCGGGACATTAGCTGTTAAACGCCAGCGGATGAGCGATTTCGCGGACATTTTATCTCGGGAAGTCCCGGCCATCAACGACTACCTGGAGGAAAAGGCCGCCACCCTTTCCCCCCTGGTCCAGCCGGTGGTGCGCCATGTGCTGTTGGCCGGCGGCAAGCGCCTGCGTCCGCTGCTCACGATCCTCGTGGCCAGGGCTCTGGGCTACCGCGGCGACGACGTCTATCCCCTGGCCTGCTCCCTGGAATTCCTGCATTCCGCCACGCTGCTCCACGACGACATCGTCGACGGCGCGCCGCTTCGCCGGGGCCGCGAATCCGCCCATGTGCGCTTCGGCTCCACCCACACCATCCTGGCCGGCGACGTGCTGCTGGCCCTGGCCAACCGCACCGTGGCCGAATACGACAACCCGCAGCTGACCCGCATCCTGTCCGAGGCGCTGCTCCAGACCGCCACCGGCGAGATTCTCGAAATCGCCCACCTGCGCGACGTGGACCTGCCGCTGCAAACCTATCTTTCCATCATCACCGGCAAGACCGCCTACCTGCTGCAGGCGGCCTGCCAATGCGGCGCGGTCCTGGCCGGCGCGGACGAGACCCGTTGCGAAGCGGCCCAGAGCCTCGGCGTCAACTGCGGCATCGCCTTTCAGCTCGT encodes:
- a CDS encoding MqnA/MqnD/SBP family protein, giving the protein MSDVITVAISPCPNDVVIFGAWLLGLVGLPDARAAFAFEDVETLNEAAMAGAYDVVKVSAAMAAPLAETYDVLPSGAAFGFGAGPKLVVARDFSGRPGTVAVPGLRTTAATLLRAALAEDHGRADLPPPDATFVPVRYDAIVAAVQDGRAQAGLLIHETALAAAGHGLRLVLDMGRWWQQRVPASPVPLGVILAKKSLGPARVAAVAEVLRASLAAAREKPGEVAPLARLLAREKDRAVIEAHIAAYVGELSVEMGETGRLALAQLEKLARHGRFPAAPPLPARDISC
- a CDS encoding polyprenyl synthetase family protein: MSDFADILSREVPAINDYLEEKAATLSPLVQPVVRHVLLAGGKRLRPLLTILVARALGYRGDDVYPLACSLEFLHSATLLHDDIVDGAPLRRGRESAHVRFGSTHTILAGDVLLALANRTVAEYDNPQLTRILSEALLQTATGEILEIAHLRDVDLPLQTYLSIITGKTAYLLQAACQCGAVLAGADETRCEAAQSLGVNCGIAFQLVDDALDYTSPAAVSGKPTGGDLKEGKVTLPLILYLAELPFDARRRLAEDFRQDQLSAEDIEYLRGNIVAGGHAEKTREMAAAYLEKAQTALAHFPPSPEAELIGQVLAPMLARDK